The Candidatus Methylomirabilota bacterium genome segment CGCGCGTCGATCCCGGCGAACTGCCGGCCGAGAAACTCCACCAACTGCTGATACTCGCTATTCGTCATCGCCACGCCCCGCCGCAGCGGGGTGACCCACTCGTAGCTCATCCGAACGCGGGATTCAAGTGCCTCGAAAAGGATCCGCGTCACTTGACGACGAGGACGCCACGCTGGCCGTGACCCGGACTCCAAGCCTGAGCACTCTCCTGCGTGCTATCGTACGCGCCATGGACTATCGCCCGCTCGGCAAGACCGGTCTGCAAGTCTCGGCGCTGGGCTTCGGCTGCGGCAACGTCGGCGGCCTCATGGTGCGCGGCACGCCCCCCGAGCGCGAGAGCGCCGTGGCCCGCGCGCTCGAGCTCGGCATCAATTACTTCGACACCGCGCCCGCCTACGGCGACGGCCAGTCGGAGCGCCATCTCGGCCAGGTCCTGCGCGCTCTCAAGCCCGACGTCTACGTCGGCACCAAGTTCCGCCTCCAGGCTGCCGATCTCTCGGACATCCGCGGAGCCGTCGCCCGCTCGCTGGAAGCCAGTCTGGGCCGCCTGGGGCTGGAGCGTGTGGACCTGCTCCAGCTCCACAATCCGGTCGGCAGCGGGGGGCGGCCCGGCGGCCTCGAGACGCAGCGGGTGATCGGCGAGGTCTTGCCCGCCGTGGACGCGCT includes the following:
- a CDS encoding aldo/keto reductase, producing MDYRPLGKTGLQVSALGFGCGNVGGLMVRGTPPERESAVARALELGINYFDTAPAYGDGQSERHLGQVLRALKPDVYVGTKFRLQAADLSDIRGAVARSLEASLGRLGLERVDLLQLHNPVGSGGRPGGLETQRVIGEVLPAVDALRRQGKVRFVGMTALGDTPALHQVFDSGGVDTAQVCYNLLNPSAGMELPPGFPAQDFGRLLS